The following coding sequences lie in one Chryseobacterium culicis genomic window:
- the mfd gene encoding transcription-repair coupling factor → MQLKSINEKFLPDLMQKEFGKEIFTQLENNQHIAVKGSAGSSVSIFVAELFLVQKRNILYLVDDKEDALYANTEMEDLLGKDKVLYFPATHLEPYQVEKTQNANLVLRTEVLNKINSGRSPKVIVAYAGALSEKVLKKEDFKAISHHIKVGDQLDFDFVDELLNHYHFQQADFVSEPGEFSVRGGIVDVFSYSHEKPYRITFFGNEVESIKTFDIETQLSVDKVKDFQLVSNMNFSVTGTRVSLLQLLPKESFVVTKNGMVGMQKIRTFYEKSLEKYDTLSKDIAHRAPQELFISDQEFLFDYKKFKTVDFGGTVIEGLKEITEVKMEQLPQPSFHKNFELLIEDIEEKQNVGFDTWISFSTEKQKERLESIFEELEHELPFKSFKSELHEGFVDNGHKLMVYTDHQIFDRYQRYKAKNTFAKSEQLTLKDLMSLKIGDYIAHIDHGIGKFMGLVKVNNDGKIQECFKLTYKNGDLLYVSIHSLHKISKYNGPDGREIVLSKLGSPTWKSLKQKTKAKVKQIAFDLIQLYAQRKTAKGFAFTPDSYLQNELEASFIYEDTPDQEKATIDVKKDMEADTVMDRLVCGDVGFGKTEVAIRAAFKAATDGKQVAILVPTTILAFQHYRSFKERLKDFPVNVGYVNRFRTAKQKSETLSALKDGKVDIIIGTHQLVSSSVKFKDLGLLIIDEEHKFGVSVKDKLKTLKSNVDTLTLTATPIPRTLQFSLMAARDLSVIKTPPPNRQPVDTQLIGFNEETLRDAVSYELQRDGQVYFINNRIENLKDIAGLIQRLVPDARVITGHGQMEGKQLEKNVLDFMEGKYDVLVSTTIVESGVDVPNANTIFINDAQRFGMADLHQMRGRVGRSNRKAFCYLITPPYDMMTSDARKRLEAIEQFSDLGSGFQIAMKDLEIRGAGDLLGAEQSGFINEMGFETYQKLMQEALEELKDDADFESLFENEEDRQKLFKSVKDVNIDTDLELMLPDSYISNTEERLLLYQKIAEINNEADLHQFELELIDRFGALPKEAVNLLKSVSLKWLAADIGFEKIVMKNGVFLGYFPGNPQDKFYQTDRFRHIINYLTRNPAEAQLKEKSGKEGNQLMMRKERVKNVDEVNLLLKAIIEHN, encoded by the coding sequence ATGCAGTTAAAATCCATTAATGAAAAGTTCCTTCCAGACCTTATGCAGAAAGAGTTTGGGAAAGAAATTTTTACCCAGCTAGAAAACAATCAGCATATTGCTGTAAAAGGAAGTGCCGGATCTTCGGTTTCTATTTTTGTCGCTGAGCTTTTTTTGGTTCAGAAGAGAAATATTCTTTATCTGGTAGACGATAAAGAGGATGCATTGTATGCCAATACGGAGATGGAAGATCTTCTTGGTAAGGATAAAGTGCTGTATTTTCCTGCCACCCATCTTGAACCTTATCAGGTGGAAAAAACACAAAATGCCAATCTGGTTTTAAGAACCGAGGTGTTGAATAAAATCAATTCAGGAAGATCTCCAAAAGTGATTGTAGCTTATGCCGGAGCCTTATCTGAAAAAGTTTTGAAAAAGGAAGATTTTAAAGCAATTTCTCATCATATAAAAGTGGGCGACCAGCTTGATTTTGATTTCGTGGATGAGCTGCTTAATCATTATCATTTCCAGCAAGCTGATTTCGTTTCCGAACCTGGAGAGTTTTCAGTAAGAGGAGGGATTGTAGATGTGTTTTCCTATTCACATGAAAAACCTTACAGAATTACCTTCTTTGGTAATGAAGTGGAAAGTATTAAAACCTTCGATATCGAAACTCAGTTGTCGGTGGATAAAGTGAAGGATTTCCAATTGGTATCCAATATGAACTTTTCAGTAACGGGAACCAGAGTGTCCTTGCTTCAGCTATTGCCTAAAGAAAGTTTTGTGGTTACCAAAAACGGTATGGTGGGAATGCAGAAGATCAGGACATTCTACGAAAAATCTCTGGAGAAATATGATACATTAAGTAAAGATATTGCGCACAGAGCTCCACAGGAACTTTTTATTTCTGATCAGGAGTTTCTATTCGATTATAAAAAATTCAAAACGGTTGACTTTGGAGGAACGGTGATTGAAGGACTGAAAGAAATTACGGAGGTCAAAATGGAACAGCTTCCACAACCGTCTTTTCATAAAAACTTTGAATTGCTGATTGAAGATATTGAAGAAAAGCAGAATGTCGGATTTGATACCTGGATTTCCTTTTCAACAGAAAAACAGAAAGAAAGACTGGAATCTATTTTTGAAGAACTTGAACATGAACTCCCTTTTAAAAGTTTTAAATCTGAACTTCATGAAGGTTTTGTAGATAATGGCCATAAACTGATGGTTTATACTGATCACCAGATTTTTGACCGTTACCAGAGATATAAAGCTAAAAATACTTTTGCAAAATCTGAACAGCTTACCCTGAAAGACCTGATGTCTTTGAAAATCGGAGATTATATCGCCCATATTGATCATGGAATCGGGAAATTTATGGGACTTGTAAAAGTTAATAACGATGGTAAAATTCAGGAATGCTTTAAACTGACCTATAAAAATGGAGATTTATTATATGTAAGTATTCACTCTCTGCATAAGATTTCGAAGTACAACGGACCGGATGGAAGAGAAATTGTATTGAGTAAACTGGGATCTCCAACCTGGAAATCTTTGAAACAGAAAACAAAGGCGAAGGTTAAACAGATTGCTTTTGATCTTATTCAGCTATATGCTCAGAGAAAAACGGCAAAAGGTTTTGCTTTTACACCAGATTCCTATCTGCAGAACGAGTTGGAAGCAAGCTTTATTTATGAAGATACACCAGATCAGGAAAAAGCGACCATAGATGTGAAAAAAGATATGGAAGCTGATACGGTTATGGACCGACTTGTGTGTGGTGATGTAGGTTTCGGTAAAACGGAGGTTGCCATCCGTGCTGCATTTAAAGCGGCTACAGACGGGAAGCAGGTTGCGATATTGGTTCCCACGACTATTCTTGCTTTTCAGCATTACAGAAGTTTTAAAGAAAGACTTAAAGATTTTCCGGTAAATGTTGGTTATGTAAACAGATTCAGAACAGCTAAACAGAAATCAGAAACATTAAGTGCTCTGAAAGATGGAAAGGTGGATATTATTATCGGGACTCATCAATTAGTAAGCAGCTCTGTTAAATTTAAAGATTTGGGCTTGCTGATTATTGATGAAGAACATAAGTTTGGAGTTTCAGTAAAGGATAAGCTGAAAACACTTAAAAGTAATGTAGATACGCTTACTCTGACAGCTACTCCTATTCCAAGAACTTTACAGTTTTCTTTAATGGCTGCAAGGGATTTATCTGTTATCAAAACACCACCGCCTAACAGGCAGCCTGTAGATACGCAGTTGATAGGATTTAATGAAGAAACTCTTCGAGATGCTGTTTCCTATGAACTTCAGAGAGATGGACAGGTCTATTTTATCAACAACAGAATTGAAAATCTCAAAGATATTGCGGGACTTATCCAAAGGCTGGTGCCTGATGCAAGAGTGATCACAGGACACGGGCAGATGGAAGGAAAACAGCTGGAAAAGAATGTGCTGGATTTTATGGAAGGGAAATATGATGTTCTTGTCTCTACTACCATTGTAGAAAGTGGGGTGGACGTTCCGAATGCCAATACTATCTTTATCAATGATGCCCAAAGGTTTGGTATGGCAGACCTGCATCAGATGAGAGGAAGAGTAGGACGTAGCAACAGAAAAGCATTCTGTTATCTCATCACTCCTCCTTACGATATGATGACTTCAGATGCCAGAAAACGTCTGGAAGCCATTGAGCAGTTTTCGGATCTGGGAAGCGGTTTCCAGATTGCAATGAAAGATCTTGAGATCCGTGGTGCCGGTGATCTTTTGGGGGCTGAGCAGAGTGGATTTATCAATGAAATGGGGTTTGAAACCTATCAGAAACTGATGCAGGAAGCTTTAGAAGAACTGAAAGATGATGCTGATTTTGAAAGCCTTTTTGAAAATGAAGAAGACAGGCAGAAACTTTTCAAATCTGTGAAGGATGTTAATATCGATACAGATTTAGAGTTGATGTTACCCGATTCATACATTTCCAATACGGAAGAAAGGTTGTTGTTGTATCAGAAAATTGCAGAGATTAATAATGAGGCGGATCTTCATCAGTTTGAACTGGAATTGATTGACCGTTTCGGAGCATTGCCAAAAGAAGCGGTCAATCTCTTGAAGAGCGTTTCTCTGAAATGGCTTGCTGCTGATATTGGCTTTGAGAAAATTGTCATGAAAAACGGGGTGTTTTTAGGATACTTTCCGGGGAATCCTCAGGATAAGTTTTATCAGACTGACCGATTCAGGCATATCATTAATTATCTGACCCGAAATCCTGCTGAAGCACAGCTCAAAGAGAAGTCAGGAAAAGAAGGTAACCAACTGATGATGAGAAAGGAAAGGGTTAAAAATGTAGATGAGGTTAATCTATTGCTTAAAGCTATCATTGAACATAATTAA
- the pth gene encoding aminoacyl-tRNA hydrolase → MKYLIVGLGNKGSEYENTRHNIGFKVAEKIAETLEVSFNTSNFGWLAEGKYKGRKVFVLKPDTYMNLSGNAVKYWMQKENIPLENVLIVTDDLALPFGTLRMKGKGSDAGHNGLKNINEVLQTQNYARLRFGISADFSAGRQVDYVLGTWNEEETEKLSERIETFSKASLSFVFAGLNNTMSAFNGK, encoded by the coding sequence ATGAAATATTTAATTGTCGGGCTTGGTAATAAAGGCTCAGAATATGAAAATACACGACATAATATAGGTTTTAAAGTAGCTGAAAAAATCGCTGAAACTCTCGAAGTATCATTCAATACCTCCAATTTTGGCTGGCTGGCAGAAGGAAAGTACAAAGGCAGAAAAGTTTTTGTTCTTAAACCGGATACTTATATGAACCTTTCTGGTAATGCAGTGAAATACTGGATGCAGAAAGAAAATATTCCCTTGGAAAATGTGCTGATCGTAACCGATGATCTGGCTTTACCTTTCGGAACTTTAAGAATGAAAGGAAAGGGCTCTGATGCAGGGCATAACGGACTTAAAAATATCAATGAAGTATTGCAGACTCAGAACTATGCAAGGCTGCGTTTTGGCATCTCTGCTGATTTTTCTGCCGGAAGACAGGTAGATTATGTTCTGGGCACGTGGAATGAAGAAGAAACAGAAAAACTTTCGGAGAGAATTGAAACCTTTTCCAAGGCAAGTCTTTCTTTCGTTTTCGCAGGCTTGAATAATACAATGTCTGCATTTAACGGGAAATAA
- a CDS encoding carbonic anhydrase: MKAHTYETQSTITPEKALEFLKEGNQRFVNNLKANRDLLEQVNATREGQWPFAVVLSCIDSRTSAELIFDQGLGDVFSIRIAGNFVNQDILGSMEFGCNVAGSKLIVVLGHTKCGALKGGLDAAQIEGLGMDNLNHLINHFNPIINDIIEENEERSSKNSSLLERLNHQNVKSAIEDIRKQSSTLKNLEAEGKIKIVGANYDVETGAVTWL; this comes from the coding sequence ATGAAAGCACATACATACGAAACACAGTCAACTATTACTCCTGAGAAAGCATTAGAATTCTTAAAAGAAGGAAACCAGAGATTTGTAAACAACCTTAAGGCAAACAGAGACCTTCTTGAGCAAGTGAACGCTACCCGTGAAGGACAGTGGCCTTTTGCAGTAGTTTTAAGCTGTATAGACAGCCGTACTTCTGCAGAGCTTATCTTTGATCAGGGATTAGGAGATGTATTCAGTATTAGAATTGCTGGTAATTTTGTTAATCAAGATATTTTAGGGTCTATGGAATTCGGTTGTAACGTTGCCGGTTCTAAGCTTATCGTAGTGTTAGGACACACGAAATGCGGAGCTTTGAAAGGAGGTCTTGACGCGGCACAAATTGAAGGACTGGGAATGGATAACCTGAACCACCTTATCAATCATTTCAACCCTATCATCAATGACATCATTGAAGAGAACGAAGAACGTTCATCAAAAAACAGCTCACTTCTGGAAAGGCTTAATCATCAAAACGTAAAAAGTGCGATTGAAGATATCCGTAAGCAAAGTTCAACACTTAAAAATCTTGAAGCAGAGGGTAAAATTAAAATTGTTGGAGCAAATTATGATGTTGAGACCGGTGCAGTAACCTGGTTATAA
- a CDS encoding SulP family inorganic anion transporter, with product MKKTSLIGGIKENFPSGLVVFLVALPLCLGIALASGAPPLSGIISGIVGGLVVGTISNSNISVSGPAAGLTAIVLTAITDLGAFELFLCAGIIAGLIQLVLGFVRAGSISNYFPNNVIEGMLAAIGIIIILKQIPHALGFDKDYEGHESIFDNGLNFGYFTELFGAIHPGAIVITLVSVAILIAWDKIHVLKRMKMLPGALVAVIVSILLNQLFKMSGSSLAIETQHLVSLPVPQTFDDFKNLITTPDFNGFTNPKVWIVGATIAIVASIETLLCIEASDRLDRQRRITDTNLELKAQGIGNLISSFIGGLPMTSVVVRSSANANAGATSKISSIIHGVFLLICVLSIPVILNLIPLATLAAVLILVGYKLAKPATFKHFWHLGKFQFIPFVATVVAVVATDLLKGVGIGLTISVFYILQGNMKRAYYLSRERLDDADGINIKLAEEVSFLNKAAIKKTLKNIKPNSTVIIDAKSTSYIATDVLEMIQDFANIRAKEQDINVELIGFKTSYRDYERSEDSHILVTHKRAM from the coding sequence ATGAAAAAGACATCATTAATAGGAGGAATCAAGGAAAATTTTCCTTCAGGACTCGTGGTATTTTTAGTAGCACTTCCGTTGTGTTTAGGAATTGCTTTAGCATCAGGTGCTCCCCCATTATCCGGTATTATTTCCGGTATCGTAGGCGGCCTGGTAGTAGGAACAATCAGTAATTCAAATATTTCAGTATCAGGACCTGCAGCGGGTCTGACGGCTATTGTTTTAACAGCAATAACAGATCTTGGCGCATTTGAACTCTTTCTGTGTGCAGGAATTATTGCAGGACTTATTCAATTGGTTTTAGGGTTTGTAAGAGCCGGAAGTATTTCCAACTATTTCCCGAATAACGTTATTGAAGGAATGCTGGCAGCCATAGGAATCATTATTATTTTAAAACAGATTCCGCACGCTTTAGGATTTGATAAAGATTATGAAGGTCACGAATCTATTTTTGATAACGGCCTGAATTTCGGATATTTTACAGAATTATTCGGAGCTATTCATCCGGGAGCCATTGTTATTACTTTAGTTTCTGTAGCCATCCTTATTGCATGGGACAAAATCCACGTACTGAAAAGGATGAAAATGCTTCCGGGAGCATTGGTGGCAGTAATTGTAAGTATCCTTTTGAATCAACTCTTTAAGATGTCCGGAAGTTCTCTGGCTATCGAAACCCAGCATTTGGTTTCTTTACCGGTTCCGCAGACTTTTGATGATTTTAAAAATCTGATCACCACTCCGGACTTTAATGGTTTTACCAATCCTAAAGTATGGATTGTAGGGGCAACGATTGCCATTGTAGCTTCTATTGAAACGTTACTTTGTATTGAAGCTTCGGACCGTTTAGACAGACAGAGAAGAATTACAGATACCAATCTTGAACTTAAAGCTCAGGGAATAGGAAACCTTATCAGTTCATTTATTGGTGGCCTTCCAATGACTTCTGTAGTGGTAAGAAGTTCTGCCAATGCCAATGCCGGAGCAACCTCTAAAATTTCCTCTATTATTCATGGAGTCTTTTTATTGATCTGTGTGCTTTCAATTCCTGTTATTCTAAATTTAATTCCATTAGCAACATTAGCTGCGGTATTAATTTTAGTGGGATATAAATTGGCAAAACCAGCTACATTCAAACATTTCTGGCACTTAGGAAAATTCCAGTTTATACCGTTTGTAGCAACCGTGGTAGCTGTAGTGGCAACAGACCTGTTAAAAGGGGTAGGAATTGGTCTTACCATCTCCGTTTTCTATATCCTTCAGGGAAATATGAAAAGAGCTTACTATTTAAGCAGAGAAAGGCTGGATGACGCTGATGGGATCAATATCAAACTGGCAGAAGAAGTATCATTTTTAAATAAGGCAGCCATCAAAAAAACACTTAAAAATATAAAACCCAACTCTACAGTGATCATAGATGCGAAAAGTACATCCTACATTGCAACCGATGTGTTGGAAATGATTCAGGACTTTGCCAATATCCGTGCCAAGGAACAAGACATCAATGTAGAACTGATAGGGTTTAAAACTTCATACAGAGATTACGAAAGAAGTGAGGACTCTCACATTTTAGTTACGCATAAAAGAGCTATGTAA
- a CDS encoding carbonic anhydrase: MSQSYEVIFENNKKWVESKLAEDPNFFHELAKTQHPDYLYIGCSDSRATAEELMGAKPGEVFVYRNIANVVNTLDMSSTAVIQYAVEHLKVKHIIVCGHYNCGGVKAAMTPQDLGLLNPWLRTIRDVYRLHQAELDSIQDENKRYDRLVELNVQEQCINVIKMACVQERYILEEYPIVHGWVFDLRTGKIIDLEIDFEKILKDIQKIYNLTGSDWVMSRKTK, encoded by the coding sequence ATGTCACAATCGTACGAGGTTATTTTCGAAAACAATAAAAAATGGGTAGAGTCAAAGTTAGCTGAAGATCCAAATTTCTTCCATGAGCTTGCAAAAACTCAGCATCCGGATTATCTGTATATAGGATGTTCAGATAGCAGAGCCACTGCAGAAGAGCTGATGGGAGCAAAACCGGGAGAGGTATTTGTTTACAGAAACATTGCCAATGTTGTTAATACTTTGGATATGAGTTCCACAGCTGTTATTCAGTATGCTGTAGAACATCTGAAAGTAAAACACATTATTGTTTGTGGGCATTACAATTGCGGAGGTGTAAAAGCAGCGATGACCCCTCAGGATCTTGGATTATTAAATCCATGGCTGAGAACCATCCGCGATGTTTACAGACTGCATCAGGCAGAGCTGGATTCTATTCAGGACGAAAACAAGCGTTATGACAGACTTGTAGAGCTTAATGTTCAGGAGCAGTGCATCAACGTGATCAAAATGGCCTGTGTACAGGAAAGATACATTTTAGAAGAGTATCCTATTGTTCACGGGTGGGTATTTGACCTTAGAACAGGTAAAATCATTGATCTGGAGATTGATTTTGAGAAAATCTTGAAAGACATCCAAAAGATCTACAATCTTACAGGTTCTGATTGGGTAATGAGCAGAAAGACCAAGTAG
- a CDS encoding helix-turn-helix domain-containing protein — MSDFGLPSLPSLFYLAGVFIACFSSLLILGKRKKIMADYVLAVWFLIIGIHLILFMLFFSGSYVKYPYFLGFEVIFPFVHGPMLYVYVLCVTGRNPGVKTALLHGIPVLMICILLSPLLMLSPWDKLASYQNGNNGCKSLSKVIKYLMILSGIVYVVLSLLAVRKYTKGISSQYSNTEKINLNWLYYLIAGIAFIWIAVVIRNDILIFSIVVLFIVVAAYFGISRVGILDLPVSIDMTEDKEEDHEMVKYQKNSPGDEAIQSIYEKLVYKMEHEKLYKDPELNLNNIAKVLEVHPNVLSQVINSMEQKNFYDYINRQRIEEFKRTVVLQENQKYTILSLAFECGFNSKTSFNRNFKKYMNCSPTEFLKSQSIHME, encoded by the coding sequence ATGTCTGATTTTGGATTGCCATCTTTACCATCCTTATTTTACCTGGCAGGGGTTTTTATTGCCTGTTTTTCTTCTCTTTTGATTCTGGGGAAACGCAAAAAAATAATGGCAGATTATGTACTGGCAGTTTGGTTTTTGATTATAGGAATACATCTTATATTATTTATGCTGTTTTTTTCCGGCAGCTATGTGAAGTATCCTTATTTTCTTGGTTTTGAAGTGATCTTTCCCTTTGTTCATGGGCCAATGCTGTATGTATATGTTCTGTGTGTAACAGGAAGAAATCCTGGTGTGAAGACAGCGTTGCTGCATGGTATTCCTGTTCTGATGATCTGTATATTGTTATCTCCACTTCTGATGTTGTCTCCCTGGGATAAGCTTGCTTCTTATCAGAATGGGAATAACGGGTGTAAATCATTAAGTAAGGTCATTAAATATCTTATGATCTTATCAGGAATTGTATATGTTGTTTTAAGCCTTCTTGCTGTCAGGAAATATACGAAAGGAATATCCAGCCAATACTCAAATACTGAGAAAATTAATCTGAACTGGTTATATTATCTTATTGCAGGTATCGCTTTCATATGGATTGCTGTCGTTATTAGAAATGATATTCTTATTTTTTCCATCGTTGTTCTATTCATTGTAGTGGCGGCTTACTTTGGAATCAGTCGGGTGGGGATTTTGGATCTGCCTGTTAGTATTGATATGACAGAGGATAAGGAAGAGGATCATGAAATGGTAAAATATCAGAAAAATTCTCCGGGTGATGAGGCCATACAATCTATTTATGAAAAGCTCGTGTATAAAATGGAACACGAAAAACTATACAAAGACCCGGAACTTAATCTGAACAATATTGCCAAAGTATTAGAGGTGCACCCTAATGTATTGTCTCAGGTCATTAATTCTATGGAGCAGAAAAATTTTTATGATTATATCAACAGACAGCGTATTGAAGAATTTAAACGGACTGTAGTACTTCAGGAAAATCAAAAATATACAATTCTTTCATTGGCTTTTGAATGTGGATTCAATTCTAAAACTTCTTTCAACAGAAATTTTAAAAAATACATGAATTGCTCACCCACAGAATTTTTAAAAAGCCAAAGCATTCATATGGAATGA
- a CDS encoding DUF2306 domain-containing protein translates to MKKLLFVIMGILALLIGLYPFIYAFVEQKYTFLGSKSSEVLHNVIWKSAFFSHIILGGLALFIGWSQFGKSFRNKNIRVHRIIGKLYVIAVVISSVSAVYMGFYANGGLISSAGFISLGLIWLVTTLAAVIQIRKGNVSKHQQFMTYSYACTFAAVTLRLWYPLLTKITGDAESSYIAVAWLCWVPNLLMAYFINTKTVAISE, encoded by the coding sequence ATGAAAAAGTTACTGTTTGTAATAATGGGTATTTTGGCATTACTTATCGGATTATATCCTTTTATTTACGCTTTTGTAGAACAAAAATATACTTTTCTGGGTTCAAAATCATCAGAAGTTCTCCATAATGTTATCTGGAAATCCGCCTTTTTCTCTCATATTATTTTGGGTGGGCTGGCACTTTTTATTGGCTGGTCTCAGTTTGGGAAATCATTCCGCAATAAAAATATCAGGGTGCATCGCATCATTGGGAAACTCTATGTGATTGCAGTGGTTATTAGCTCTGTTTCGGCTGTTTATATGGGCTTTTATGCGAATGGCGGATTAATTTCATCGGCAGGGTTCATCAGTTTGGGATTAATCTGGCTGGTGACTACTCTTGCAGCGGTTATACAGATCAGAAAAGGGAATGTCAGTAAACATCAGCAATTCATGACCTATAGTTATGCCTGCACCTTTGCTGCAGTGACACTGAGGCTATGGTATCCTCTGCTGACAAAGATTACTGGAGATGCTGAAAGCTCTTATATTGCAGTAGCGTGGCTGTGTTGGGTTCCCAATCTGTTAATGGCCTATTTTATTAATACAAAAACGGTTGCAATTTCAGAATAA
- a CDS encoding phosphoethanolamine transferase, whose protein sequence is MFKKIVPILLIIIYLTGFLISFPYIFDNLFGAEKTDSIRNIFEYGIMFSSFLVFNALLFKNKYTTVIAGILCLLLSINFLISVSCFLIYHSGFNVGMAISILESNPDEAMSMSYMFILPVILFFIFLGMVVYSVNYLKTSVVKFDAKFIIIALLWLILPFGYHLKHTYVSNKGGGKMIKNVYYHLSDFNTALNIQRDINEIKKNIPVFNIKKVQPGIENVILIIGESERKQNMSLYGYSKKTTPYTDQQAENMMIFDHAVSPAGITNLSVPLMLSSIHPDEFRYRYDKLSYNIINLANQSGYNSFWLSTQASARGITAIASMSKNKKWVNGYDEVIVPELKNVIQKNENKFVVLHIMGSHPNPCNRLPPNWSSGDLNCYDSSIKYTDYVFNNIFKTLKNTNSVVIYASDHGLKIQGDKLLHVDSKESTQVPFFVWFGDKVPANYRITGHESQQTQTTYIYPLIMKYMGLEAPQHYKNEGNKYLNLEMKSMEYSQLPE, encoded by the coding sequence ATGTTCAAAAAAATAGTTCCCATTCTTCTCATTATAATATACCTAACGGGTTTTTTGATTTCATTCCCTTATATCTTTGATAATCTCTTTGGGGCTGAAAAAACAGACAGTATCCGGAATATTTTTGAGTATGGAATTATGTTTTCTTCGTTTCTGGTATTCAATGCACTTCTTTTTAAGAATAAATATACAACTGTCATTGCTGGTATTCTCTGTTTATTGCTAAGCATTAACTTTCTGATCTCAGTATCCTGTTTTCTTATTTATCATTCCGGATTTAATGTAGGAATGGCCATCAGTATTCTTGAGTCTAATCCTGATGAAGCCATGAGCATGTCTTATATGTTTATTCTTCCGGTCATCTTATTTTTCATTTTTCTGGGAATGGTAGTGTACTCGGTGAATTACCTAAAAACAAGTGTGGTCAAGTTTGATGCTAAATTTATCATTATTGCATTACTGTGGCTTATTTTACCCTTCGGATATCACCTTAAACACACCTATGTAAGCAATAAAGGTGGAGGTAAGATGATCAAGAATGTATATTATCATTTATCGGATTTCAATACTGCATTGAATATACAGAGAGATATTAATGAAATAAAAAAGAATATTCCGGTTTTCAATATCAAAAAAGTACAGCCTGGAATAGAAAATGTAATTCTTATCATCGGAGAATCGGAAAGAAAACAAAACATGTCCCTGTATGGCTATTCTAAAAAAACAACTCCTTATACAGATCAACAGGCCGAAAACATGATGATTTTTGATCATGCTGTTTCTCCTGCAGGAATTACGAACCTGAGTGTCCCATTAATGTTATCCAGCATTCATCCGGATGAATTCAGATATCGTTATGATAAACTTTCCTACAATATCATTAATCTTGCCAATCAGAGTGGCTACAATTCTTTTTGGCTCAGTACACAGGCAAGTGCAAGAGGAATTACAGCCATAGCCTCCATGTCTAAAAATAAAAAATGGGTCAACGGCTACGATGAAGTAATTGTTCCTGAGCTCAAAAATGTAATACAGAAGAATGAGAATAAATTTGTAGTTCTTCACATTATGGGAAGCCATCCAAACCCATGTAACAGACTTCCTCCTAACTGGAGTTCCGGAGATCTTAACTGCTATGACAGCTCTATCAAATACACGGATTATGTTTTCAACAATATTTTCAAAACGCTGAAAAACACTAATTCTGTGGTAATTTATGCTTCAGATCATGGCCTTAAAATACAAGGAGACAAATTATTGCACGTAGACTCTAAAGAATCTACTCAGGTACCGTTTTTTGTATGGTTTGGAGACAAAGTTCCGGCAAACTACAGAATTACCGGACATGAATCCCAACAGACCCAAACTACTTACATCTATCCTCTGATCATGAAATATATGGGGCTGGAAGCTCCTCAACACTATAAAAATGAAGGAAATAAGTATTTGAACTTAGAGATGAAGAGTATGGAGTATAGTCAACTACCGGAATAG
- a CDS encoding serine O-acetyltransferase yields MADYSIIQKDFYRESGKWLSTFQIWKKCIHPNLHFVYILRKAQKYQKIPFLNTFWKIVLRHYQIKYGFQIYPETQIGEGFYLGHFGSLVINPKTIIGKNCNIAHGVTIGQQNRGKNEGYPVIGDEVWIGTNAVIVGGITIGNNVLIVPNSYVNFDVPSNSVVIGNPAKIIPTADATKDYINRKV; encoded by the coding sequence ATGGCCGATTATTCTATCATTCAAAAAGATTTTTACCGGGAAAGCGGAAAATGGCTTTCCACTTTTCAGATCTGGAAAAAATGCATTCATCCGAATCTTCATTTTGTCTATATTCTGAGAAAGGCTCAGAAATATCAGAAAATTCCTTTTTTGAATACTTTCTGGAAAATTGTACTGAGGCATTATCAGATCAAATATGGTTTTCAGATTTACCCTGAGACCCAGATCGGCGAAGGTTTTTATTTAGGGCATTTTGGAAGCCTTGTCATTAATCCCAAAACAATTATCGGGAAAAACTGCAATATTGCTCATGGAGTCACGATAGGTCAGCAGAACCGTGGAAAAAATGAAGGTTATCCGGTTATTGGCGATGAAGTATGGATCGGCACCAATGCCGTTATTGTAGGAGGAATCACTATCGGAAATAATGTATTGATTGTTCCTAATTCTTATGTCAACTTTGATGTTCCCTCCAATTCTGTTGTCATAGGAAATCCTGCTAAAATTATCCCTACCGCAGATGCAACAAAGGATTACATCAACCGTAAAGTATAG